In a genomic window of Candidatus Gorgyraea atricola:
- a CDS encoding bifunctional phosphoglucose/phosphomannose isomerase: MTQMNNLDNRELVAKLDTSNMLKLISGLPEQCKEAYEIGRESKVSKPKNQINNIVFAGLGGSAIGADIVRIYLQNELELPVVVSRNYTLPNFVGKNTLLFCASYSGNTEETLSSFEDGLKRGANIITMGSGGKLKELSSKNGFSHVTIPSGFPPRTAVGYMSISVIAILEKLGLIGDKKKEIEAVFFALNNLRDKEIGIDVQTEKNISKKLALKLLGKYCIVYGTSDVTEAVSVRWRGQIAENSKALSSSHVLPEMNHNEIVGWKFPKHLLKDFKVIILRDKKDHARTGKRIEISKAIIKESGAEIFELERGDDSSLLARVISLIYIGDFVSFYLAILNNIDPTPVKSVDYLKAELVKG; encoded by the coding sequence ATGACCCAGATGAATAATTTAGACAACCGTGAATTAGTGGCTAAGCTGGATACATCAAATATGCTGAAGCTTATTTCAGGACTTCCTGAACAATGTAAAGAGGCTTACGAAATAGGAAGAGAGTCTAAGGTATCAAAACCAAAAAACCAGATTAACAATATAGTTTTTGCGGGATTGGGCGGCTCTGCTATAGGCGCGGATATTGTGAGGATTTATTTGCAAAATGAGCTTGAGCTTCCTGTAGTCGTCTCTCGCAACTACACGCTGCCTAATTTTGTAGGAAAGAATACGCTCTTATTTTGCGCGAGTTATTCCGGCAATACAGAAGAGACGCTTTCTTCTTTTGAAGATGGCCTTAAAAGAGGTGCCAATATAATTACAATGGGCTCAGGAGGCAAGCTGAAAGAGCTGTCTTCTAAAAACGGCTTTAGTCATGTTACAATTCCCTCTGGTTTTCCTCCAAGGACAGCAGTCGGTTACATGTCTATTTCTGTAATAGCTATTCTGGAAAAGCTGGGGCTTATAGGAGATAAGAAAAAGGAAATCGAGGCTGTTTTTTTCGCGCTTAATAATTTAAGGGATAAAGAGATAGGCATTGATGTTCAAACAGAGAAAAACATATCCAAAAAGCTCGCGCTAAAACTTCTTGGAAAATATTGTATAGTATACGGTACCAGTGATGTCACTGAGGCCGTGAGCGTCAGGTGGAGAGGGCAGATCGCGGAGAATTCAAAGGCCCTCTCGTCCAGTCATGTGCTGCCTGAGATGAATCATAATGAGATCGTTGGCTGGAAATTTCCAAAGCACCTTCTAAAGGATTTTAAGGTCATAATCCTACGAGATAAGAAAGATCATGCGAGGACCGGAAAGCGCATAGAAATATCCAAGGCTATTATAAAGGAATCTGGCGCAGAGATCTTTGAATTGGAAAGAGGCGATGATTCCAGTCTCCTGGCGAGGGTAATCTCTCTTATCTATATAGGAGACTTTGTAAGTTTTTATCTCGCTATATTAAATAACATTGATCCCACGCCTGTAAAGAGCGTAGATTATCTGAAGGCAGAATTAGTAAAAGGATAA
- a CDS encoding nucleotidyltransferase family protein, whose amino-acid sequence MKALLLAAGYATRLYPLTLDKPKPLLPVAGRPVIEFILDIIEPLKEVDEVFIVTNEKFHKHFEEWKQGFTSSKKITVINDGTVSNDDRLGATGDIEFVIRKENIKDDLLVLAGDNIFRTSLAEFMDFAISKRPSISIGLYDVGDLTLAKKYGIVTLDKNKKAIEFKEKPKNPRSTLAAKCLYFFPKEKLGVVKKYLDTDESKDAPGYFLEWLSKKDAIFGYVFKNEKWFDIGDLKSYEEANETFKKEG is encoded by the coding sequence ATGAAGGCATTGCTCCTCGCAGCTGGATACGCTACACGACTCTATCCACTTACACTGGACAAGCCAAAGCCACTCTTACCTGTGGCTGGCAGGCCTGTTATTGAATTTATTCTTGATATCATCGAACCCTTGAAGGAAGTGGACGAGGTATTTATTGTAACAAATGAAAAATTTCATAAGCATTTTGAAGAATGGAAACAAGGTTTCACTAGCTCTAAAAAGATAACTGTTATTAACGATGGCACCGTATCCAATGACGACAGGCTTGGCGCAACCGGAGATATAGAGTTTGTCATAAGAAAAGAGAACATAAAGGATGATTTATTGGTTCTTGCAGGAGACAATATCTTCAGGACAAGCCTTGCCGAATTCATGGATTTTGCTATTTCCAAGAGGCCATCGATTTCCATAGGGCTATACGATGTCGGGGACTTGACTCTTGCGAAGAAGTACGGTATTGTTACGCTTGATAAAAATAAAAAAGCGATCGAGTTTAAAGAAAAACCAAAGAATCCGAGATCTACGCTTGCCGCAAAGTGTCTTTATTTTTTCCCAAAGGAGAAATTGGGAGTTGTAAAGAAATATCTGGACACTGATGAAAGCAAGGATGCGCCCGGATATTTTCTTGAGTGGCTTTCGAAGAAAGATGCGATATTCGGATATGTCTTTAAGAACGAGAAGTGGTTTGATATAGGCGATCTGAAATCTTATGAAGAGGCGAATGAAACATTTAAGAAGGAGGGGTAA
- the metK gene encoding methionine adenosyltransferase, protein MPAGKYFITSESVSEGHPDKLCDQVSDAILDNVLRQDSRGRVACETFVTMGLIIVGGEITTTAYVDVINIARNVVKNIGYTHPRYGLDCQTCAILNAIHSQSPDIAQGVDAGGAGDQGLMFGYACEETPELMPLPIMLAHKLVKRMADLRKGGILKYLGPDSKSQVTVEYKNGAPKRINSVVLASQHTEEILDKTGKNITEKARKELIQKIAKPIVGKLADSKTEYYVNQTGKFLIGGPQSDTGMTGRKIVVDTYGGVVSHGGGAFSGKDPSKVDRSAAYMARYVAKNIVAAGIAKQCTIQLAYVIGKAEPLGLLVDTAGTGKISEEKIVGLIREHFDLTPRGIITELDLLKPIYNKTAAYGHFGREGEGFTWERCDKVKLLKKAARIK, encoded by the coding sequence ATGCCGGCTGGGAAATATTTTATAACTTCAGAGTCAGTGTCAGAGGGGCATCCGGATAAACTGTGTGACCAGGTATCAGACGCTATACTTGATAATGTCTTGAGACAGGATTCAAGGGGTCGTGTGGCTTGTGAGACATTTGTAACAATGGGACTTATCATAGTAGGCGGCGAGATTACGACTACCGCATACGTGGACGTTATAAATATAGCCAGGAATGTGGTAAAGAACATAGGTTATACGCATCCTAGGTATGGGCTTGATTGCCAGACCTGCGCTATTTTAAATGCGATTCATTCTCAGTCTCCTGATATCGCACAGGGAGTTGACGCGGGCGGTGCAGGTGACCAGGGCCTGATGTTTGGGTATGCCTGTGAAGAGACTCCTGAACTTATGCCTTTGCCCATAATGCTTGCCCATAAGCTCGTAAAGAGAATGGCTGATCTGAGGAAAGGTGGGATCTTGAAATATTTAGGCCCTGACAGCAAGTCGCAGGTGACAGTCGAATATAAAAATGGAGCGCCAAAGAGGATCAATTCTGTTGTGCTTGCATCACAGCATACTGAAGAGATCCTTGATAAGACAGGTAAGAATATAACGGAAAAAGCAAGAAAAGAGCTGATACAGAAGATCGCAAAGCCTATCGTTGGAAAGCTGGCTGACAGCAAAACAGAGTATTATGTCAATCAGACAGGGAAATTCCTGATCGGCGGCCCTCAGTCAGATACAGGCATGACTGGCAGAAAGATAGTCGTTGATACATACGGAGGCGTGGTATCGCACGGAGGAGGCGCTTTTTCAGGAAAGGATCCCAGCAAGGTCGATCGCTCTGCTGCTTACATGGCCAGATATGTTGCCAAGAATATTGTAGCGGCAGGTATTGCAAAGCAGTGCACCATACAGCTTGCCTATGTAATAGGTAAGGCAGAGCCGTTAGGACTTTTGGTGGACACTGCTGGCACAGGGAAGATCTCAGAAGAGAAAATAGTAGGTTTAATACGCGAGCATTTTGATTTGACTCCGAGAGGGATAATAACAGAGTTGGATCTATTAAAGCCGATTTACAATAAAACAGCTGCGTATGGCCATTTCGGAAGGGAAGGCGAGGGCTTTACGTGGGAAAGATGTGACAAGGTAAAACTTTTAAAGAAAGCAGCGCGTATCAAGTAA
- the ahcY gene encoding adenosylhomocysteinase, with protein MSKDYKIKDISLADFGRKEIEIAEHEMPGLMAVRKKYAKSRPLSGVRIMGSLHMTIQTAVLIETLVKLGAKVRWASCNIFSTQDHAAAAIAKTGVPVFAWKGETLEDFWWCTEQALTFPGGKGPQLVVDDGGDATLMIHLGVAAEKNSKALDKKPGGEDEAELIKLLKKDLKKDPNKWSKIAKEWKGVSEETTTGVNRLYQMMKKKELLVPAINVNDSVTKSKFDNLYGCRESLVDGIKRATDVMVAGKVAIVCGYGDVGKGSAHSLVGLGARIIVTEIDPICALQAAMEGFEVATLEDTLGIGDIYVTATGNKDVIRIEHMKKMKDQAIVCNIGHFDNEIQVAALEKYPGVKKINIKPQVDKYVFPGGKELYLLAEGRLVNLGCATGHPSFVMSNSFTNQVLAQLDLWKNKDKYKKIVYRLSKYLDEEVARMHLDKIGVRLTKLSKDQAGYIGVPVEGPYKPDHYRY; from the coding sequence ATGTCCAAGGATTATAAAATAAAAGACATCAGTCTTGCTGATTTTGGAAGAAAAGAAATAGAGATCGCAGAACATGAGATGCCAGGGCTTATGGCTGTAAGGAAAAAGTACGCAAAAAGCAGGCCTTTATCTGGTGTCAGGATAATGGGTTCGCTGCATATGACTATCCAGACAGCAGTGCTTATAGAAACACTTGTCAAGCTCGGGGCTAAGGTCAGATGGGCGAGTTGTAATATATTTTCCACGCAGGACCATGCTGCAGCAGCTATTGCAAAGACTGGCGTTCCAGTATTTGCGTGGAAGGGCGAGACGCTTGAAGATTTTTGGTGGTGCACGGAACAGGCCCTTACCTTTCCCGGAGGCAAAGGCCCGCAGCTTGTTGTAGATGATGGAGGGGACGCGACTTTAATGATACATCTTGGAGTCGCTGCTGAGAAAAATTCAAAAGCACTCGATAAAAAACCAGGCGGAGAAGACGAGGCAGAACTTATAAAGTTATTAAAGAAGGACTTGAAAAAGGATCCAAATAAATGGAGTAAAATAGCCAAGGAATGGAAAGGTGTTTCAGAAGAGACTACTACTGGAGTCAATCGCCTTTATCAGATGATGAAAAAGAAAGAGCTTCTTGTCCCCGCGATCAATGTAAATGATTCAGTCACCAAGTCAAAATTTGACAATCTGTATGGCTGTAGAGAGTCCCTCGTAGACGGCATCAAAAGGGCGACTGATGTCATGGTGGCAGGTAAAGTAGCTATTGTGTGCGGTTATGGTGATGTGGGAAAAGGTTCTGCCCATTCTTTGGTAGGGCTTGGCGCAAGGATTATCGTGACTGAGATAGACCCTATTTGCGCTTTGCAGGCAGCTATGGAGGGTTTTGAAGTAGCTACCTTGGAGGACACCTTGGGCATCGGAGATATATACGTGACAGCTACTGGAAATAAAGATGTCATCAGGATCGAACATATGAAAAAGATGAAGGACCAGGCCATTGTATGCAACATAGGGCATTTTGACAATGAGATACAGGTTGCAGCCCTTGAAAAATACCCTGGGGTTAAAAAAATAAATATTAAACCACAGGTAGATAAATATGTCTTTCCTGGCGGCAAAGAGCTCTATTTATTAGCAGAGGGGCGGCTGGTCAATCTTGGCTGCGCTACAGGGCATCCTTCATTTGTCATGTCCAATTCTTTTACAAATCAGGTCCTTGCCCAATTAGATCTATGGAAAAATAAAGACAAATACAAAAAGATAGTTTATAGGTTATCTAAGTATCTTGACGAGGAAGTGGCAAGGATGCATCTGGATAAGATCGGCGTGAGACTTACAAAACTTTCCAAAGACCAGGCTGGTTATATAGGTGTGCCTGTAGAAGGACCTTATAAGCCAGACCATTACCGGTATTAG